Sequence from the Clostridium butyricum genome:
GAGGCATTTATAATGAAAAAGGATTTGTTGGAGAAGGGGGCAGTTTTGCAGAGAGATAAAGAAACATATGCTATAGCACCTCATTTAACTGCAGGTATAGTATCAGCGGATGAACTTAGAAAAATAGCAGATGTAGCGGATAAGTATAATGTTAGTGCAATAAAGGTGACAGGAGCTCAAAGGATAGCTCTTGTAGGCTTAAAGGAAGAAGATATTGATTCTGCTTGGGGAGATCTTGGAATGAGCCCAGGAGCTGCTATAGGACTATGTGTAAGAAGTATAAAAGTGTGCCCAGGAACAACTTTTTGTAAAAGAGGCCTTCAAGATTCTGTTGCAGTAGGATCAAAATTAGACAGTTTATATCATGGAAAAAATCTACCTAATAAATTGAAGATTGGTGTAAGTGGGTGTCCACATAGTTGTGCAGACAGTGCATTTAAGGATATTGGCTTAATTGGAAGTGGAAAAGGATGGATGGTTTATGT
This genomic interval carries:
- a CDS encoding NAD(P)/FAD-dependent oxidoreductase, coding for MKKDLLEKGAVLQRDKETYAIAPHLTAGIVSADELRKIADVADKYNVSAIKVTGAQRIALVGLKEEDIDSAWGDLGMSPGAAIGLCVRSIKVCPGTTFCKRGLQDSVAVGSKLDSLYHGKNLPNKLKIGVSGCPHSCADSAFKDIGLIGSGKGWMVYVGGKGGMKPRIADRIALCIPEENLFNLVEKIIEVYDNNATGKERIGDYIDRIGIETFKNQIDIDSYL